In Vicugna pacos chromosome 1, VicPac4, whole genome shotgun sequence, a single window of DNA contains:
- the LOC140696973 gene encoding uncharacterized protein yields MSFCLRPVLEAQLVFIGPPLAPSSVLLPAPVGKQIVPPPNTGSDAALLCCGRAGHCPSGCRSQMLQTGQAGGRVVPLPSTLVRGCVPARQAGGRSPPACAAGSSPALCGCTLCASALPWPALRPGRAPPCSALRPGRAPPYSRSAGGLGEDRGAASSLLRAKTQLLVCLCGASSLGDQNGRILSAQGCRPVSVWPSRLLSPSVRTQVSPLPPPGCSAQENMAALPGPRPSSPEKFPWVFIDGGMHPSPESTSTLLFYGGPRLFRPVHPQPQRPAPCSPLELPPCSRPRPPPGLCSLALPAAAGPRLRLGVGGTPCARLT; encoded by the coding sequence atgtccttctgtcttcgtcctgttttggaagctcagcttgttttcataggccctccgttggcgccctcttctgtgctgctcccagcacctgtcggcaagcagatcgtgcctcctcctaacacggggtcagatgcagctctcctctgctgcgggcgggcgggtcactgcccctccggatgccgcagtcagatgttgcagactggccaggcaggagggcgggtcgtgccccttcccagcaccttggtcaggggttgtgttcctgcccgacaggcggggggccgctctccccctgcctgcgccgccggtagctcccctgctctgtgcggctgcacgCTCTGCGCCAGCGCTCTGCCCTGGCCGgcactccgccctggtcgcgctccgccctgttcagcgctccgccctggtcgcgctccgccctatTCACGCTCtgcaggtgggctcggggaagaccgaggggcagcctcgtccctgctccgagccaagacccagctgcttgtttgtctttgtggagcaagttctctgggggaccagaatggaaggatcctatctgcccagggctgtaggcccgtctcagtctggccctcgaggctgctaagcccttcggtgcggacgcaggtttcgcctctgcccccgcctgggtgctcagcacaggagaatatggcggctctacctgggccccgcccctcttcccctgagaagtttccgtgggttttcattgatgggggtatgcacccttcccccgagagcacatcaaccttgctgttttatggagggcccaggttgttccgtcctgtacacccacagccccagcgcccagccccttgcagtcccctggagctgcctccgtgcagccgcccccgtcctccgcccggcttgtgcagcctggccctgcccgccgctgctggcccgcgtctcaggctgggtgtcggggggaccccctgtgcccgtttaacttag